A region of Chloracidobacterium sp. DNA encodes the following proteins:
- a CDS encoding flippase-like domain-containing protein: MLTTIGLGLFSYFVYSVGVNELYHGVLRFGVVGFAVILCIHFVKICVRAFAWKLCVHEPYALSITDTIPAVIIGEAMSSTVPLGILISGTAKAVAVRNRIPLVAGLSSVATENLFYSFATSIFLIVGGVILLKGFAIDETMIVTSIFLIVSVSILLVLGFLMVIRQWHFASFICNWIYKNGFFRSILENGRNHVRRFEDLIYSFYRSYPKRFLPICLLEASYFVLGITEVWYILSRLTDTYPSLLSAFLMEAVSRLITVIFKLIPFIIGVDEAGAQIIGDTVALAAGVAVTLAIIRKGRILFWTAMGWLLIIKRELSLKEFSKPRS, encoded by the coding sequence TTGCTGACGACCATCGGCCTCGGGCTGTTCTCGTATTTCGTCTATTCCGTAGGAGTCAATGAACTCTATCACGGAGTGTTGCGATTTGGCGTCGTTGGTTTTGCGGTAATACTGTGCATCCATTTTGTGAAAATTTGTGTTCGAGCATTCGCCTGGAAACTCTGTGTTCACGAGCCGTATGCGCTAAGTATCACTGACACGATCCCAGCGGTCATTATCGGCGAAGCGATGAGCAGTACGGTTCCGCTCGGCATTCTGATCAGCGGCACGGCAAAGGCTGTTGCAGTACGAAACCGCATTCCGCTTGTCGCCGGATTGTCGTCGGTTGCGACGGAAAATCTTTTCTACAGTTTTGCGACGAGCATTTTTTTGATCGTCGGCGGCGTTATTTTGCTCAAGGGTTTTGCCATTGACGAGACCATGATAGTGACGAGCATTTTTTTGATCGTTTCTGTTAGTATTTTGCTGGTTTTAGGTTTTTTGATGGTGATCAGGCAGTGGCATTTTGCCAGTTTCATCTGCAACTGGATCTATAAGAATGGTTTTTTCAGATCCATTTTGGAGAACGGCAGAAATCATGTTCGTCGTTTCGAAGACCTGATCTATAGCTTTTACCGGAGTTATCCAAAACGCTTTCTGCCGATCTGTCTGTTGGAGGCCTCTTATTTTGTATTGGGTATCACCGAGGTTTGGTATATTCTCAGCCGGTTGACCGACACCTATCCAAGTTTGCTCAGTGCATTTTTAATGGAAGCTGTAAGCCGTCTAATTACAGTCATCTTCAAGTTGATACCTTTTATCATCGGCGTGGATGAGGCCGGTGCACAGATCATCGGCGACACAGTCGCTCTCGCTGCCGGTGTTGCTGTAACACTCGCAATTATCCGCAAAGGCCGTATATTATTCTGGACCGCAATGGGCTGGCTTTTAATTATCAAACGCGAACTTTCACTCAAAGAGTTTTCAAAACCGCGTTCCTAA
- a CDS encoding acyl-CoA dehydrogenase, whose amino-acid sequence MSTAAVTALSNVGLTVLSEEEELFRSSVREFAEGEVRPKVEAMEHAGKLDGDLIKQCFELGLMAIESPEEHGGAGSTIFNAILAIEELARVDASVSVFVDVHNTLVTNAFMRWASDEQKKKYMPQLASGKVGAYALSEAASGSDAFALKTRAIEKDDHFELTGQKLWITNGNEAEIFVTFATVDPDAGYKGITAFIVEKNFEGFTVGKKEDKLGIRASSTTELILDSCKVPKENVLGEVGKGYKVSIETLNEGRIGIGAQMLGIAQGAYECALSYTKEREQFGQAINSFQAVQFQLAEMAVEIEATRLLVYNAARLKDAGKSFLKEAAIAKLFSSRCAERVSSKAIELYGGYGYVKDYPVEKYWRDSKIGSIYEGTSNMQLQTIAKLIMSGK is encoded by the coding sequence ATGAGCACAGCCGCAGTAACCGCATTATCAAACGTCGGGTTGACCGTTTTATCCGAAGAAGAAGAGCTTTTCCGCTCGTCCGTCCGCGAATTTGCCGAGGGCGAAGTTCGCCCAAAGGTCGAGGCGATGGAACACGCCGGAAAACTCGACGGCGACCTGATCAAGCAATGTTTCGAGCTCGGCCTGATGGCGATCGAATCGCCCGAGGAACACGGCGGTGCCGGTTCGACCATCTTTAATGCGATATTGGCGATCGAGGAATTGGCACGTGTTGATGCGTCCGTTTCTGTTTTTGTTGATGTGCATAATACGCTTGTGACCAATGCGTTTATGCGTTGGGCGAGCGATGAGCAAAAGAAAAAATACATGCCGCAGCTTGCCTCGGGCAAAGTAGGAGCGTATGCATTGTCCGAAGCCGCTTCTGGCTCTGACGCATTTGCGCTGAAAACTCGTGCCATAGAAAAGGACGATCATTTCGAGCTGACAGGCCAAAAACTGTGGATCACAAACGGCAACGAGGCCGAGATCTTTGTGACGTTTGCGACCGTCGATCCGGACGCAGGTTATAAAGGCATCACTGCCTTTATCGTCGAAAAGAACTTCGAAGGTTTTACTGTCGGCAAGAAGGAAGACAAGCTTGGCATTCGCGCTTCGTCAACAACCGAGCTGATTCTCGATAGCTGTAAAGTGCCAAAGGAAAATGTCTTAGGCGAAGTCGGCAAAGGTTACAAAGTTTCCATCGAAACCCTCAACGAAGGCCGCATCGGCATCGGAGCTCAAATGCTCGGCATCGCACAGGGCGCGTATGAATGTGCTCTTTCCTATACCAAGGAACGTGAGCAATTTGGCCAGGCAATAAATAGTTTTCAGGCCGTGCAGTTTCAACTCGCCGAAATGGCAGTGGAGATCGAAGCGACACGATTGCTGGTGTATAACGCCGCCCGGCTCAAAGACGCGGGCAAGTCTTTTTTGAAAGAAGCCGCAATCGCAAAACTATTTTCATCCCGCTGTGCCGAGCGAGTCTCTTCAAAAGCCATCGAACTCTACGGCGGCTACGGTTACGTCAAAGATTATCCAGTCGAAAAATATTGGCGAGACAGCAAGATCGGCTCGATCTACGAAGGTACGTCGAATATGCAGCTGCAAACGATCGCTAAATTGATCATGAGCGGAAAGTAA
- a CDS encoding GNAT family N-acetyltransferase, producing the protein MSDISIRQATPDDAKLLTDLSYTTFWDAFAHHPKNAPDDLAHYMRQAFSGEQIAIELADPKSIFLIALIEDKPAGYAKLVVDNTEPGITATRPIELSRLYSHQEFLGKGVGQNLMDACFERAKNDGHDVMWLGVWEYNPRAQRFYEKNGFRVVGNHTFQLGSDPQTDLLMQKELS; encoded by the coding sequence ATGTCCGACATCTCCATTCGCCAAGCTACACCTGATGATGCAAAACTGCTCACAGATCTTTCCTACACGACATTTTGGGATGCCTTTGCGCATCATCCTAAAAATGCGCCTGACGATCTTGCACATTACATGCGGCAGGCTTTCAGCGGCGAACAGATCGCAATAGAATTGGCTGATCCAAAATCGATATTTCTAATTGCTTTGATCGAAGACAAGCCTGCAGGTTATGCGAAACTGGTCGTTGACAACACTGAGCCAGGCATCACTGCGACGAGGCCGATCGAATTAAGCAGGCTCTATTCACATCAGGAGTTTCTCGGCAAAGGCGTTGGACAGAATCTTATGGACGCGTGTTTTGAGCGGGCTAAAAATGACGGCCACGACGTCATGTGGCTTGGCGTTTGGGAATACAATCCGCGTGCGCAGCGGTTTTATGAAAAGAATGGCTTTCGCGTAGTCGGCAATCACACCTTTCAACTCGGCTCCGATCCGCAGACCGATCTCTTGATGCAGAAAGAACTATCGTAA
- a CDS encoding radical SAM protein, which produces MRYIKNPPNPYNKYSAEYIGEPPPTKLEIFEETATKKIITKAFSSDWEGGWRFTVNCYRGCVHGCTYCFARQYHECLGYGAGTDFETKIVVKPNAPELLRQELRKTRDKMPHLDFSFATDPYLPLEATYELTRKCLEVCVDFQVPVGVITKSPLVTRDIEILKKLKSITVFFSLPFLTKERSNPFEPYTPVPEARFRAMRQIADAGITVGIGIAPVIPGYNESDIPGLLEKAKEAGATRAFMSMLHLDTDSIEEYFVKKMHERLPPTRVTKIINTMKRERGGSLRHKTYKDRGVGKTQQWEVTTKLFQFHAKRLGFNQREKTVEVEVAAAAPTQQRLF; this is translated from the coding sequence GTGCGATACATCAAAAACCCGCCAAATCCATACAATAAATATTCTGCCGAATACATTGGTGAGCCGCCGCCGACAAAACTTGAGATCTTCGAAGAAACTGCCACGAAGAAAATTATTACAAAGGCTTTCTCCTCCGATTGGGAAGGCGGCTGGCGTTTCACGGTCAATTGCTATCGCGGATGTGTCCACGGCTGCACATACTGTTTTGCGCGGCAGTATCATGAATGTCTCGGTTACGGAGCTGGAACGGATTTTGAGACAAAGATCGTCGTAAAACCCAACGCCCCGGAATTATTAAGACAAGAACTCAGGAAAACTCGCGACAAGATGCCGCATCTTGATTTTTCATTCGCGACCGATCCTTATCTGCCGCTCGAAGCAACCTATGAGTTGACGAGAAAATGCCTTGAGGTCTGCGTAGATTTTCAGGTTCCCGTTGGTGTAATTACAAAATCACCGCTCGTTACGCGCGATATTGAGATTCTAAAAAAACTAAAGAGCATCACGGTCTTCTTTTCGCTTCCGTTTCTTACAAAAGAAAGATCAAATCCCTTCGAACCATACACTCCTGTACCGGAAGCCCGGTTTCGTGCAATGCGACAGATCGCTGATGCAGGCATAACGGTTGGCATCGGTATCGCGCCTGTGATTCCTGGTTACAACGAATCGGACATTCCCGGATTGCTTGAGAAAGCAAAAGAAGCCGGTGCGACGCGAGCATTTATGTCGATGCTGCATCTTGATACTGACTCGATCGAGGAGTATTTTGTCAAAAAAATGCACGAACGGCTGCCTCCAACCCGCGTCACAAAGATCATCAATACGATGAAACGCGAACGCGGCGGATCTCTTCGCCACAAAACATACAAAGATCGCGGCGTCGGCAAAACCCAGCAGTGGGAAGTAACTACAAAATTATTTCAATTTCACGCAAAGCGATTGGGCTTCAATCAAAGAGAGAAAACGGTTGAAGTTGAGGTTGCGGCAGCAGCTCCTACGCAACAAAGGCTTTTTTAA
- a CDS encoding tetratricopeptide repeat protein yields MQNRIEVFRQMIEADPENTMVMFGLAKEYEKLGQHDEVIKLLEDYLAKADDEGNAYGVLAQAYNQTGNREKAIETYKKGIDVSMAHGHPSMANEYKMTLDLDFGE; encoded by the coding sequence ATGCAAAACCGCATCGAAGTCTTTCGCCAAATGATCGAGGCCGACCCCGAAAACACAATGGTCATGTTCGGCCTTGCCAAAGAATATGAAAAGCTCGGCCAACACGACGAAGTGATAAAATTGCTCGAAGATTACCTCGCCAAGGCCGACGACGAAGGCAATGCCTATGGCGTCCTCGCCCAGGCATACAACCAGACGGGAAACCGCGAAAAGGCGATCGAAACGTACAAAAAGGGAATCGACGTCTCAATGGCACATGGCCATCCGTCGATGGCAAATGAATACAAGATGACGCTTGATCTGGATTTTGGAGAATAA
- a CDS encoding glyoxalase has product MKPHFILYVHDQKAATDFYSAVLEAEPRLHVLGMTEFELNDGAVLGLMPAVSASRLVGRNIDVSGLAENPCAEIYLIVDDPSAFHSRALQNGGTEISPLKERDWGHDAAYSTDLSGHVLAFAREL; this is encoded by the coding sequence ATGAAACCGCATTTTATTCTCTACGTCCACGACCAAAAAGCGGCGACAGATTTTTACTCGGCTGTGCTTGAGGCCGAACCACGATTACACGTTCTGGGAATGACTGAGTTTGAGCTAAATGACGGAGCCGTTCTCGGCTTGATGCCTGCTGTAAGCGCTTCGCGTTTAGTTGGGCGAAATATTGACGTTTCGGGGCTTGCCGAAAATCCATGTGCTGAAATTTATTTGATTGTTGACGACCCTTCAGCTTTTCACTCGCGTGCATTACAAAATGGCGGCACAGAGATCAGTCCTTTAAAAGAGCGTGATTGGGGACACGATGCTGCGTATTCTACTGACCTTTCAGGACATGTTCTGGCTTTTGCTAGAGAGCTTTAG
- a CDS encoding peptidylprolyl isomerase, with protein sequence MFGRVVFMLACVLMFLPVAVSGQRASTTPKPEPSKINARPTETPQIVSEPFDKADIKMMAAKCIRLETEAGEIEFELYPESAPETVRNFLNLASTGAFDTTTFSRIVPGFVIQGGNISTRESGYTNELALRARRTIPDEPNKILHERGIVSMARPDEPNKASTHFFILVDSAASLDGKYAAFGRVTKGMSIVDAINKAPVEGEKPVKPVRIKKVLVVNCTQLTKAL encoded by the coding sequence ATGTTTGGACGTGTTGTATTTATGCTGGCCTGCGTTTTGATGTTTCTGCCTGTGGCGGTGTCTGGCCAGAGAGCTTCAACGACCCCAAAACCTGAACCCTCTAAAATAAATGCCCGTCCGACGGAAACGCCGCAGATCGTATCTGAGCCTTTTGATAAGGCCGACATTAAAATGATGGCCGCAAAATGCATAAGGCTCGAAACCGAAGCCGGCGAAATTGAGTTTGAGCTTTACCCCGAAAGTGCGCCAGAAACCGTTCGCAATTTTCTCAATCTCGCATCAACAGGAGCATTTGATACGACTACATTTAGCCGCATCGTACCGGGCTTTGTGATTCAGGGCGGCAATATTTCTACACGAGAAAGCGGTTACACGAACGAATTGGCCCTGCGTGCTCGACGGACTATTCCCGATGAGCCGAACAAGATACTGCACGAACGAGGCATCGTCTCAATGGCACGGCCTGACGAACCAAATAAAGCTTCGACGCATTTCTTTATTTTGGTGGATTCTGCTGCGTCGCTAGACGGCAAATATGCGGCTTTTGGCCGTGTTACAAAAGGAATGAGTATTGTGGATGCTATTAACAAAGCTCCGGTCGAAGGTGAGAAACCTGTAAAGCCAGTTCGTATAAAGAAAGTGTTAGTCGTCAACTGCACTCAGCTAACTAAAGCTCTCTAG
- a CDS encoding M1 family metallopeptidase — protein MKNISPLIAVLLFVISTFAQRELGVRPTDTGGPLMFEQAVFDVQNYDISLNVDPKTKSISGTTVMKARTAIPTNVIVLDLDTPYTISKLTDGIRDLTYQRKEGKIWIWFPMTKQVGEEIKTSITYAGTPRIAPKPPWIGGFMWSKTADGSDWISVALQNDGADLMFPCKDHPSDKPAMAAMHITVPDPLIATGPGKLESVKKNAGGTSTFNWRMTNPIPNYSIVFNAAPYKLIEDKYKSISGDMLPIVFYVLPESFAKGASLIAEQKKYIAFFEKYLGPFPFRSQKVGIVETPHLGMEHSTNIAYGNEFRYDKDGTDGLLLHEYGHEYWANLVTASDWRDFWIHEGFQSYMDTLYQEHLHGQEAYLTTMADRAKNFRNMQPVAPREAKIAYQVYMAEPDYLKSDGDIYGKGAYILHTLRYLIGDKAFFQALRHMAYPTKEMETYTDGRQTRLVNTDDFLTIAEADSGMQLDWFFELYLRQPKLPKLIKAVPQDCTNNCPMLLRWETPDNIPFPMPVDVVVNGKTQRIEMKDGKATVTYTGAPPVVDPKGWVLKMR, from the coding sequence ATGAAAAATATTTCACCATTGATCGCTGTACTCCTCTTTGTTATATCGACTTTTGCACAGCGCGAGCTTGGCGTTCGTCCTACCGACACAGGCGGGCCGCTGATGTTTGAACAGGCGGTGTTTGACGTGCAGAATTACGACATTTCGCTGAACGTTGATCCAAAAACGAAGTCGATCAGCGGCACGACCGTGATGAAGGCGAGGACCGCGATTCCAACGAACGTCATCGTGCTCGATCTCGACACTCCGTACACGATCAGCAAACTGACCGACGGCATCCGCGACCTCACCTATCAACGAAAAGAAGGCAAGATTTGGATATGGTTCCCAATGACAAAACAGGTCGGCGAAGAGATCAAAACAAGCATTACTTACGCCGGCACGCCACGCATTGCTCCAAAACCGCCTTGGATCGGAGGCTTTATGTGGAGCAAGACGGCTGACGGATCTGATTGGATCTCGGTCGCATTGCAAAACGATGGCGCCGATCTTATGTTCCCTTGCAAAGATCATCCGTCAGACAAACCGGCTATGGCTGCGATGCACATTACGGTTCCCGATCCGCTTATCGCTACTGGACCTGGCAAACTTGAAAGCGTCAAGAAAAACGCCGGAGGCACATCAACATTCAACTGGCGAATGACCAATCCGATTCCCAATTACTCGATAGTTTTCAACGCCGCGCCCTACAAACTGATCGAGGACAAATACAAATCCATTTCTGGCGATATGCTGCCGATCGTTTTTTATGTGTTGCCGGAAAGTTTTGCTAAAGGTGCAAGTCTGATCGCCGAGCAAAAAAAGTACATCGCATTTTTCGAAAAATACCTCGGCCCGTTTCCTTTTCGTTCACAAAAGGTCGGCATTGTCGAGACTCCTCATCTCGGCATGGAACACTCGACCAATATCGCTTACGGCAATGAGTTTAGGTATGACAAGGATGGAACCGACGGGCTGCTGCTGCACGAATATGGCCACGAATACTGGGCCAATCTTGTAACCGCGAGCGACTGGCGCGATTTCTGGATCCATGAGGGATTTCAGAGCTATATGGACACGCTTTATCAGGAACACCTGCACGGCCAGGAAGCCTACTTGACAACGATGGCTGATCGGGCAAAAAATTTCAGAAACATGCAGCCCGTGGCGCCGCGTGAAGCCAAGATCGCCTATCAGGTCTATATGGCCGAACCCGACTATCTAAAATCCGACGGCGACATCTATGGCAAAGGTGCCTATATTCTGCACACGCTAAGATACCTGATCGGCGACAAAGCCTTTTTCCAAGCCCTGCGCCACATGGCATACCCGACAAAGGAGATGGAAACCTACACCGACGGCCGTCAGACGCGGCTGGTAAATACCGACGACTTCCTAACCATCGCCGAGGCTGATTCGGGAATGCAGCTTGACTGGTTTTTCGAGCTTTACCTGCGCCAACCAAAACTGCCCAAACTGATCAAGGCTGTTCCCCAGGATTGCACAAACAACTGCCCGATGCTTTTAAGATGGGAAACGCCAGACAACATACCGTTCCCGATGCCCGTCGATGTCGTCGTAAACGGCAAAACCCAACGCATCGAAATGAAAGACGGCAAAGCCACCGTTACCTACACGGGCGCGCCGCCAGTCGTCGATCCGAAAGGCTGGGTGCTGAAAATGCGGTGA
- a CDS encoding dehydrogenase E1 component subunit alpha/beta translates to MTTATKKNGKAAAAEKYHGLDNKTLVGLYRTMYMSRRVDDKEIQLKGQNKIFFQISGAGHEGILAAAALAMKPAYDWFFPYYRDRALMLGLGMTAQEMLWSAVGAEVDPNSHGRQMPSHWGHKALNVPSQSSCTGTQALHSVGAAEASYRAGLVKGLKDKIIGYKGDEVVYMSVGDGTTSEGEWWEALNTASNLKLPVIFVVEDNGYAISTPVEVGTAGGDISKLVAGFPDLFIQKVDGTDVLASYEVFSKAVKYCRERKGPAFVHAKVIRPYSHSLSDDEKLYRPDEERQADAAIDPIKKYAEFLMNEGIASSEDLEALRKEVDDEVNKAADIAIETPQPAPESAYRNVFSPDIDPTDRQRFDTEDGAELSGNAGTMVDLINRCMHEEMERDERIVVFGEDVADCSREEYLEQVKGKGGVFKVTANLQRKFGGARVFNSPLAEANIIGRAVGMAIRNLKPVVEIQFFDYIFPAFHQIRNEVAVTRWRSDGDTKCPMVMRVPVGGYLKGGAVYHSQSGTTLFSHTPGLMIVYPSTALDANGLLRTAIRCDDPVLFLEHKHLYRQVYNKSQYPSSDFLIPFGKAKKVREGSDVTIITFGALVERSNQACKRLEQQGISVELIDLRTLVPYDWEAIAESVKKTSRVIVAHEDPVSYGYGAEIAARISNELFEYLDAPVRRVGATDTFVAYAPQVEDFILPQSEDVEKAVQELMKY, encoded by the coding sequence ATGACGACAGCAACAAAAAAGAACGGCAAGGCTGCCGCAGCAGAAAAGTATCACGGCCTCGATAACAAGACGCTTGTAGGGCTTTACCGCACGATGTATATGTCGCGGCGTGTCGATGATAAGGAAATCCAGCTCAAGGGCCAGAACAAGATCTTTTTCCAGATCTCAGGTGCAGGGCACGAAGGCATTCTCGCCGCTGCTGCTCTCGCGATGAAGCCCGCTTACGATTGGTTCTTTCCATATTATCGTGACCGAGCATTGATGCTCGGGCTTGGGATGACCGCTCAGGAAATGCTCTGGTCGGCGGTCGGTGCCGAGGTCGATCCTAATTCGCACGGCCGTCAAATGCCTTCGCACTGGGGACACAAAGCGTTAAATGTGCCTTCGCAATCGTCATGCACTGGCACACAGGCACTTCATTCGGTCGGAGCGGCTGAGGCGAGTTATCGTGCAGGCCTTGTTAAAGGCTTGAAAGACAAGATCATCGGTTATAAAGGTGACGAGGTCGTCTATATGTCGGTTGGCGACGGCACGACGAGCGAGGGCGAATGGTGGGAGGCTTTGAATACGGCCAGCAACCTCAAACTGCCTGTGATATTTGTCGTCGAGGATAATGGATACGCTATTTCGACTCCGGTCGAGGTCGGTACTGCAGGCGGCGATATTTCAAAGCTCGTCGCGGGTTTCCCCGATCTATTCATCCAGAAAGTTGACGGAACGGATGTGCTCGCTTCATACGAGGTGTTTTCAAAGGCAGTAAAATATTGCCGAGAACGAAAGGGCCCGGCATTTGTTCATGCCAAGGTTATTCGTCCATATTCCCACTCACTATCTGACGACGAAAAACTTTATCGCCCCGACGAAGAGCGTCAGGCCGACGCCGCGATCGACCCGATCAAGAAATACGCCGAGTTTCTTATGAACGAAGGCATTGCCTCATCAGAAGACCTCGAAGCGCTTCGCAAAGAGGTTGATGACGAGGTAAACAAGGCAGCCGACATCGCCATCGAAACGCCGCAGCCTGCTCCAGAATCGGCGTATCGCAATGTATTCTCGCCAGACATCGATCCGACGGATCGTCAGCGCTTTGATACCGAGGACGGTGCGGAACTTTCCGGCAACGCCGGCACGATGGTCGATCTCATCAACCGCTGCATGCACGAGGAAATGGAGCGTGACGAACGCATTGTCGTTTTTGGCGAGGACGTTGCCGATTGCTCACGTGAAGAATATCTCGAACAGGTTAAGGGCAAAGGCGGCGTGTTTAAGGTCACGGCAAATCTGCAGCGAAAATTTGGCGGCGCGCGCGTTTTCAATTCACCGCTTGCCGAGGCAAACATCATCGGCCGTGCGGTCGGAATGGCGATCAGGAACCTCAAACCGGTCGTCGAGATCCAGTTTTTTGATTACATCTTTCCTGCGTTTCACCAGATCCGCAACGAGGTCGCTGTAACGCGTTGGCGTTCGGACGGCGACACAAAATGTCCGATGGTGATGCGTGTTCCGGTCGGCGGTTATCTGAAAGGTGGTGCCGTTTACCACTCGCAATCAGGCACGACGCTCTTTTCGCATACGCCGGGATTGATGATCGTTTATCCGTCAACAGCTCTCGATGCGAACGGCTTGTTAAGAACCGCGATCCGCTGCGACGACCCTGTTTTATTTCTCGAACACAAGCATCTTTATCGACAGGTTTACAATAAATCGCAGTACCCGTCGAGCGATTTCCTAATCCCGTTCGGCAAGGCCAAAAAAGTCCGCGAAGGCAGCGATGTCACTATCATAACCTTCGGTGCATTGGTGGAACGCTCAAACCAAGCCTGCAAACGTCTCGAACAACAAGGGATCTCGGTCGAACTGATCGATCTGCGCACGCTCGTTCCCTACGACTGGGAAGCCATCGCCGAATCCGTCAAGAAAACATCACGCGTCATCGTCGCTCACGAAGATCCAGTCTCCTACGGCTACGGCGCCGAGATCGCCGCACGCATCTCAAACGAACTATTCGAATACCTCGACGCTCCCGTCCGCCGCGTAGGCGCCACCGACACCTTCGTCGCCTACGCCCCGCAGGTCGAAGATTTCATCCTTCCGCAGTCGGAGGATGTCGAAAAGGCTGTGCAGGAGTTGATGAAATACTAA
- a CDS encoding GxxExxY protein produces MTESELNALSEKVIGCAYAIGNTLGCGFLEKVYENALAHEIRKLGVKVEIQRPLHVIYDGVIVGEYFADLLIEDVLLIELKTTNGFSDNHKAQCINYLNATKLPLCLLINFGRPRVEIKRVFQSQFLENIS; encoded by the coding sequence ATGACTGAAAGTGAATTGAATGCATTGTCTGAAAAGGTTATTGGTTGTGCATATGCGATTGGGAATACCTTAGGTTGTGGGTTTCTCGAAAAAGTTTACGAAAACGCGCTGGCTCATGAAATTCGAAAGTTAGGAGTCAAAGTAGAAATACAAAGGCCTTTGCATGTCATATACGACGGAGTAATAGTAGGCGAATATTTCGCAGACCTGTTAATCGAAGATGTGCTTTTGATAGAACTCAAAACAACGAATGGATTTAGTGACAATCACAAGGCCCAATGTATTAATTATCTAAACGCAACTAAGTTGCCACTTTGTTTGTTGATAAACTTTGGTCGCCCAAGGGTCGAAATTAAACGTGTATTTCAATCACAGTTCCTTGAAAATATTTCCTAA
- a CDS encoding dihydrofolate reductase, translating to MGKIVVQSFGVSLDGYSAGTNQSLENPLGIRGPELMEWFFPTKTFIEQHGGDGGGETGIDDQFAAESMSGKGAWILGRHMFGPVRGPWLDDEWKGWWGDEPPYHVPTFVLTHHAREPIEMKGGTTFHFITDGIHSALEQAKAAAGGKDIRIGGGPATVRQYLQEGLIDELHLALRPVILGQGEPLFAGLDLRALGYQVDRMVQGERAVHIFIRKT from the coding sequence ATGGGAAAGATTGTTGTTCAAAGTTTCGGTGTTTCGCTCGATGGATATTCTGCAGGAACGAACCAGAGTCTCGAAAACCCGCTCGGCATTCGTGGGCCGGAGTTGATGGAGTGGTTCTTTCCGACGAAGACTTTTATCGAACAGCACGGCGGCGATGGCGGTGGTGAGACAGGCATTGACGATCAATTTGCGGCAGAGAGTATGAGCGGCAAAGGTGCGTGGATACTCGGACGACATATGTTCGGGCCGGTTCGCGGGCCTTGGCTAGATGATGAATGGAAAGGCTGGTGGGGCGACGAGCCTCCGTATCACGTTCCTACCTTTGTTCTCACGCATCACGCACGCGAGCCGATCGAAATGAAAGGTGGCACGACCTTTCACTTCATAACCGACGGCATTCACTCGGCACTTGAACAAGCAAAGGCGGCAGCGGGCGGAAAAGATATTCGCATCGGCGGCGGACCTGCGACGGTTCGACAATATTTACAAGAAGGGCTGATCGACGAGCTGCATCTCGCCCTACGGCCCGTTATTCTCGGGCAGGGCGAGCCGCTCTTTGCCGGACTCGATCTTCGAGCACTCGGCTACCAAGTGGACAGAATGGTACAAGGCGAGCGAGCCGTGCATATATTTATCAGGAAGACATAG